A genomic stretch from Plutella xylostella chromosome 14, ilPluXylo3.1, whole genome shotgun sequence includes:
- the LOC105391667 gene encoding eukaryotic translation initiation factor 2D: MFLKPYKIKSNNTLKNSEKKQLAQRVQDEFPNASEETCKLLVPSKAAVSWLRLTAHSGAAAAALVVDGVPLLLEVDGRLLPTAPALWRAPSLVPTITIHAPVLSKLQNGAPLYLPGVEIPPQGVGFPMFARGAALAVCTQDNAAAAAVGWAASASVDMILKVTGVVLEPVHIFGDLLCREPKFNKIQRPSLPPPSYSNSPVHAAPSVTTLQPACVVKEEWPSLGRPARAPAPAPAPAAEPEPPRVNEPQVIPDRIEAVEDRLGDDIADMHLDNDEDEMEEDDGFPTDMDALLQYCLLSFIKLDAKKIELPLKTNLLYRNHLVPLCPPNRTLDVKKSSYKKMSKFLDAMQKEGLLEVREIEKGVDAVVALSPSHPLVAAHRPPRRAAPPAPAPATEYRPPRVAEMFCVTAAVLELFQPLKKGTAVSAADVRSTLTEYVKTRSLASPGDRGAVVLDPVLAKICGRNAQETMKWEELMSAVQGKMTACTEMRFADGTVKTNKSKLEPVKMQVATRSGNKKVTLVSNLESFGLSLPELSKVCQHGVAASCGVTRAPGAAADQLMVQGDQTYFIAKLLIEKYGLPKKFVEGADKALKKKNK; encoded by the exons ATGTTCCTCAAGCCCTACAAGATCAAGTCGAACAACACGTTGAAAAACAGCGAGAA GAAGCAGCTAGCGCAGCGCGTGCAGGATGAGTTTCCGAACGCGTCGGAGGAGACGTGCAAGCTGCTGGTGCCGAGCAAGGCGGCGGTGAGCTGGCTGCGGCTCACGGCGCACagtggcgcggcggcggcggccctGGTGGTGGACGGGGTGCCCCTGCTGCTCGAGGTGGACGGGCGGCTGCTGCCCACCGCGCCCGCGCTGTGGCGCGCCCCGAGCCTTGTGCCCACTATCACTATACACGCACCTGTGCTTTCTAAG CTCCAGAATGGTGCGCCTCTCTACCTCCCCGGTGTGGAGATCCCCCCACAAGGCGTGGGATTCCCGATGTTTGCTCGCGGGGCGGCTCTGGCAGTGTGCACACAAGACAATGCTGCCGCTGCCGCTGTGGGCTGGGCCGCGTCAGCCAGTGTGGACATGATACTGAAAGTCAC TGGTGTTGTCCTGGAGCCAGTCCATATATTCGGAGACCTGCTGTGTCGCGAGCCCAAGTTCAACAAGATACAGCGACCATCACTACCGCCACCTAGTTACTCTAACTCACCAGTACATGCTGCTCCCAGTGTC ACAACCCTCCAGCCTGCATGCGTGGTGAAGGAAGAATGGCCGAGCCTGGGGCGGCCGGCGCgggcccccgcccccgcccccgcccccgccgcggaACCCGAGCCCCCCCGGGTCAATGAACCCCAGGTCATACCTGACCGGATAGAGGCTGTGGAGGACCGGCTGGGAGATGACATTGCTGATATGCACTTAGATAATG ATGAAGATGAAATGGAGGAGGACGACGGGTTCCCGACAGACATGGACGCGCTCCTGCAGTACTGCCTGCTCTCCTTCATCAAACTAGACGCGAAGAAAATAGAACTGCCGcttaaaactaatttattatatag AAATCACCTGGTCCCGCTGTGTCCGCCCAACAGAACATTAGACGTTAAGAAATCCTCATACAAGAAGATGAGCAAATTCTTAGATGCCATGCAAAAG GAAGGCCTGCTAGAAGTGCGCGAGATAGAGAAGGGTGTGGACGCGGTGGTAGCGCTGTCTCCCTCGCACCCGCTGGTCGCCGCGCACCGCcccccccgccgcgccgcgccccccgcgcccgcccccgccaccGAGTACCGCCCCCCGCGCGTCGCGGAGATGTTCTGTGTCACCGCCGCGGTGTTGGAGCTGTTCCAGCCGCTCAA GAAGGGCACGGCGGTGTCAGCGGCTGACGTCCGCAGCACCCTTACAGAGTACGTGAAGACAAGGAGCCTCGCCAGCCCCGGGGACAGGGGCGCCGTGGTGTTAGACCCTGTGTTGGCCAAGATATGCGGGAGGAATGCACAG GAGACAATGAAGTGGGAGGAGTTGATGTCGGCGGTGCAAGGCAAGATGACGGCGTGCACGGAGATGCGCTTCGCGGACGGAACAGTCAAGACAAACAAGAGCAAGCTCGAGCCCGTCAAGATGCAGGTCGCCACCAGATCCGGGAATAAGAAG GTGACGCTGGTATCGAACCTGGAGTCGTTCGGGCTGTCGCTGCCGGAGCTGAGCAAGGTGTGCCAGCACGGGGTGGCGGCGTCCTGCGGCGTCACACGCGCgcccggcgccgccgccgaccaGCTCATGGTCCAGGGCGACCAG ACTTACTTCATCGCCAAGTTGCTGATAGAAAAATACGGACTTCCCAAGAAGTTTGTGGAAGGCGCAGACAAAGCACTGAAGAAGAAAAACAAGTGA
- the LOC125489484 gene encoding uncharacterized protein LOC125489484, whose protein sequence is MTDKLKDYQVLDVLCGGTFYKVRHKVTNEIFAWRAYDCSSYSDEQVKSVARDVETLSKLYVDGLLRPRATIQHAPSRTLYVVLEHCGWRRAGGLAAGGRRPAEGFLWYLLHELARLCRELQAAPLHALRASFSAESIYVDESGELRVDCVELPRGAAPDPLRQIGAVVRGLCAPPELYSEDLRDVLAFLTDEKNKNMRPDVVLYHPTVLANLETLAGPKNLSDILIPIETLKSSDINKCDSQKAVERSRAVEPAPRYSIDVLDSPIYCNITPKKAIRPSNDDTISVRESMSPTIAALALELPGFVPRSRQPISQALETYNNPQRVSEKTLSQQWMSRLINLRQREESLNKRERELIAKEIVSSPAAKVVPLEESLDEARCDSNGITLPPMMNQMKAERRNSWASRRRRARSSSVRRGRNRKSLNFDDLDSSLSADQGDSIVVTATKFTADNLPRRAIFPEVCTKKVHFTAANPFVESDESVTLTFYELENVDGDGYQVPRNEEKALGDITKFKYLDLEKVTTEKRAAMQQWSHSSPSKQAKITKQIFADITNTNFKRTPSKSSLMSKASNTSNGTQLSSASSKSGWSVECGGGGGAGTRGAGGARGAVSDRTRASVRQSLALLTPAPDVKKPKSRMSLLPFKTPFKFLSSK, encoded by the coding sequence ATGACGGATAAACTAAAAGATTACCAAGTGCTGGACGTGCTGTGCGGCGGGACGTTCTACAAAGTGCGTCACAAGGTCACCAACGAGATATTTGCGTGGCGCGCGTACGATTGCTCCTCATACTCAGACGAGCAAGTGAAGAGCGTGGCTCGAGATGTGGAGACGCTGAGCAAGCTGTACGTGGACGGGCTGCTGCGGCCGCGCGCCACCATCCAGCACGCGCCGTCGCGCACGCTGTACGTGGTGCTGGAGCACTGCGGCTGGCGCAGGGCGGGCGGGCtggcggcgggcgggcggcggccggCCGAGGGCTTCCTGTGGTACCTGCTGCACGAGCTGGCGCGCCTGTGCCGCGAGCTGCAGGCCGCGCCGCTGCACGCGCTGCGGGCCAGCTTCAGTGCTGAATCCATCTACGTGGACGAGAGCGGCGAGCTGCGCGTGGACTGCGTGGAGCTgccgcgcggcgccgcgcccgACCCGCTGCGGCAGATCGGCGCCGTGGTGCGCGGCCTGTGCGCCCCGCCCGAGCTGTACAGCGAGGACCTGCGCGACGTGCTGGCCTTCCTCACGGACGAGAAGAACAAGAACATGCGCCCCGACGTCGTGCTCTACCACCCCACCGTGCTCGCCAACCTCGAGACTCTCGCCGGACCCAAGAACTTGAGTGACATTCTCATACCAATAGAAACTTTAAAGTCATCGGACATCAACAAGTGTGACTCTCAGAAGGCAGTGGAGCGGTCCCGCGCCGTGGAGCCCGCTCCCAGGTACAGCATTGATGTGTTGGACAGCCCCATTTACTGTAATATTACTCCTAAAAAGGCTATCAGACCTAGTAATGATGATACAATATCTGTGAGAGAATCAATGTCACCTACTATAGCTGCTTTAGCTCTGGAGCTGCCGGGCTTTGTGCCGCGGAGCCGGCAGcccatatcacaggctctGGAGACCTACAACAACCCCCAGAGGGTGTCAGAGAAGACTCTGAGCCAGCAGTGGATGTCACGCCTCATCAACCTGCGCCAGCGGGAGGAGTCTCTCAACAAGAGGGAGAGGGAGCTCATAGCCAAGGAGATAGTGAGCAGTCCGGCCGCCAAGGTGGTCCCGCTGGAGGAGTCCCTGGACGAGGCGCGCTGCGACAGCAACGGCATCACCCTGCCGCCCATGATGAACCAGATGAAGGCCGAGCGCAGGAACAGCTGGGcctcgcgccgccgccgcgcgcgctccAGCTCTGTGCGCAGGGGAAGGAACAGGAAGAGTCTGAACTTCGACGACCTGGACAGCTCCCTGTCGGCCGACCAGGGCGACAGCATCGTCGTCACGGCCACCAAGTTCACCGCCGACAACCTGCCGCGCCGCGCCATCTTCCCTGAAGTGTGCACTAAGAAGGTGCACTTCACCGCCGCCAACCCCTTCGTGGAGAGTGACGAGAGCGTCACGCTCACATTCTACGAGCTGGAGAATGTGGACGGCGACGGCTACCAGGTGCCCAGGAACGAGGAGAAGGCGCTCGGAGACATCACCAAGTTCAAGTACTTGGATCTGGAGAAGGTGACGACAGAGAAGCGGGCGGCCATGCAGCAGTGGAGCCACTCGTCTCCGTCCAAGCAGGCCAAGATCACCAAGCAAATATTTGCCGACATCACCAACACAAACTTCAAGAGAACTCCGTCCAAGTCCAGTCTGATGTCTAAAGCTTCCAACACATCGAATGGGACGCAGTTGTCATCGGCCTCGTCTAAGAGTGGCTGGAGCGTGgagtgcggcggcggcggtggggcggggacgcggggggcgggcggcgcgcggggggcggtGTCGGACCGCACGCGCGCCTCCGTGCGTCAGAGCCTGGCGCTGCTCACGCCGGCCCCCGACGTCAAGAAGCCTAAAAGCAGGATGTCTCTGCTGCCATTCAAAACTCCTTTCAAATTCTTGTCttcaaagtaa